Proteins found in one Candidatus Nitrospira nitrificans genomic segment:
- the cbiB gene encoding adenosylcobinamide-phosphate synthase CbiB, producing the protein MTGGEFLLAAALDGVCGDPRWLPHPVRMMGRCIAWLDHRVRKVCRSRAGLRMAGVCLAGGLPITTYCLGVIMIEEVERVAWWMGSALSIALASTTLAARDLWDHVRAVDDALQAGDLPAARGAVAMIVGRDTAELSESEVARATVETVAESAADGVIAPLLYLAIGGVPLALAYKAVNTLDSMIGHRDERYADLGWASARLDDLANWIPARLSAVLLLLGAGLVTRQLERIRNGWRVLARDGRLHPSPNSGRPEAAMAGILGVRLGGTNFYDGIAQDRPVLGAEGRSAAPKDIRLAATIMVAASALGVCLALGSRWLV; encoded by the coding sequence ATGACCGGCGGCGAATTCCTTCTCGCCGCCGCGCTTGATGGGGTATGTGGCGATCCCCGCTGGTTGCCGCATCCTGTCCGCATGATGGGCCGGTGCATTGCGTGGCTCGATCATCGAGTCCGAAAGGTTTGTCGAAGTCGTGCCGGCCTTCGCATGGCAGGGGTCTGTTTGGCCGGGGGATTGCCGATTACGACCTACTGTCTCGGCGTGATCATGATTGAAGAGGTCGAACGTGTTGCGTGGTGGATGGGATCGGCGCTGTCGATCGCATTGGCTTCGACAACTCTTGCGGCGCGGGACCTGTGGGACCATGTCCGCGCGGTGGATGATGCGCTCCAAGCCGGCGATCTGCCCGCTGCCCGCGGCGCTGTGGCGATGATCGTGGGGCGGGACACGGCGGAGCTTTCCGAATCGGAGGTGGCCCGCGCGACGGTGGAAACGGTCGCGGAAAGCGCGGCGGACGGCGTGATTGCGCCGTTGTTGTATCTGGCGATCGGAGGGGTTCCATTGGCCTTGGCATACAAGGCCGTCAATACATTGGATTCCATGATCGGTCATCGGGATGAACGCTATGCCGATCTTGGGTGGGCGTCGGCTCGGCTTGATGATCTGGCAAACTGGATTCCGGCCCGGTTGTCGGCCGTATTGCTTCTCCTTGGCGCAGGGCTCGTCACCCGACAACTCGAGCGGATTCGCAACGGATGGCGCGTGCTTGCGCGAGATGGACGTCTCCATCCCAGTCCCAATAGCGGCAGGCCTGAAGCGGCGATGGCCGGGATCTTGGGAGTACGGTTGGGCGGCACGAACTTTTATGATGGAATCGCGCAAGACCGTCCTGTGCTCGGCGCGGAGGGACGGAGCGCAGCACCCAAAGACATTCGGTTGGCAGCCACGATCATGGTGGCTGCTTCGGCGCTGGGGGTGTGTTTGGCGTTGGGGAGTCGATGGCTCGTCTGA
- a CDS encoding adenosylcobinamide-GDP ribazoletransferase, with the protein MKDGESDPGAANVTAGLPSTSGHPANRPLGDGVSRVTCHLCGSFIIAWHFLTTIPLSRAHHEPTAPELAASMAWYPVVGLLIGGGLSAVDFGLTTMFSTVVVNVLLIVLLVLFTRGLHQDGLADTLDGLAGGRTPAERLSIMRDPRIGAIGATGLFLSLILRYAGLMALPAELRFPAVLCMPAVGRWAMVTLAWISPYARSEGGLAAPFLTHLSWRHAAISTGVLTMALAGGFGAVGACLILLAGALIVLVGWWACRSWFGGITGDTLGAVNEAMEILFLILVPLLLRLP; encoded by the coding sequence GTGAAAGACGGCGAATCAGATCCTGGTGCAGCGAACGTGACGGCCGGTCTTCCATCGACCTCCGGCCATCCGGCGAACCGTCCGCTCGGCGATGGCGTTTCACGTGTCACCTGTCACCTGTGTGGATCTTTCATTATCGCTTGGCATTTTTTGACCACGATCCCCTTGAGCCGGGCTCATCACGAGCCGACCGCGCCCGAGCTGGCTGCATCGATGGCGTGGTATCCGGTCGTCGGCTTGCTGATCGGTGGGGGGCTCAGCGCGGTTGATTTCGGATTGACCACGATGTTCTCGACGGTCGTCGTGAATGTGCTGCTGATCGTGCTGTTGGTATTGTTCACGCGCGGGCTTCATCAAGACGGGTTGGCCGACACATTGGATGGGTTGGCCGGAGGTCGGACGCCGGCTGAACGGCTTTCGATCATGCGCGATCCTCGTATCGGCGCGATCGGCGCCACAGGGCTTTTTCTCTCGCTGATTCTTCGGTATGCCGGACTCATGGCGCTGCCGGCTGAGTTACGGTTTCCTGCCGTGCTCTGCATGCCGGCGGTGGGGCGCTGGGCGATGGTCACGCTCGCTTGGATTTCACCCTATGCCAGATCAGAAGGGGGACTGGCGGCGCCGTTCCTCACCCATCTCTCGTGGCGGCACGCGGCCATATCCACGGGGGTCTTGACGATGGCTCTGGCAGGAGGGTTTGGGGCGGTCGGCGCATGCCTGATCCTTCTCGCCGGGGCTCTGATCGTGCTCGTCGGCTGGTGGGCTTGCCGTAGCTGGTTCGGTGGGATCACCGGGGATACGCTTGGTGCTGTGAATGAAGCGATGGAAATTCTCTTCCTCATACTCGTTCCACTCCTGCTTCGATTGCCATGA
- the cobT gene encoding nicotinate-nucleotide--dimethylbenzimidazole phosphoribosyltransferase, whose product MMVIQDVCRGIQPLNQDVRAKAKTWLDRLTKPLGSLGRLEELAASYVTMTGELKPNVPRGMVFTFAADHGVALEGVSAYPREVTFQMVLNFLRGGAGVNVLARHAGVAVRVVDIGVDCEFGTVAGLLDRKIMKGTGNIFSEPAMTRDQAERAVTVGMELAADAVREGIGLIGTGEMGIGNTTPSAAITAVMTGRPAADVTGRGTGIDESGRARKVAVIEQALALHHPDPADPLAVLAKVGGLEIGGLAGLMLGAAEARIPVVLDGFIAGAAALIAVGLQPLCREYLIASHRSAEQGHRVILDYLRLKPLLDLDLRLGEGTGACLGMDLVCAAIKIYTEMATFDEAGVSSKA is encoded by the coding sequence ATCATGGTGATACAGGACGTGTGTCGTGGAATTCAGCCGCTCAATCAAGATGTGCGGGCGAAAGCAAAAACATGGCTGGATCGCCTAACCAAACCGCTCGGCAGCCTCGGGCGTTTGGAGGAATTGGCTGCCTCCTACGTCACCATGACCGGCGAGCTGAAACCGAATGTGCCGCGAGGCATGGTCTTTACCTTCGCGGCCGATCATGGGGTGGCCCTCGAAGGAGTGAGCGCCTATCCGCGAGAGGTTACCTTTCAGATGGTGCTGAACTTTCTACGGGGTGGCGCCGGGGTGAACGTGTTGGCGCGACATGCCGGCGTGGCCGTGCGGGTGGTGGATATCGGTGTGGACTGCGAATTTGGAACCGTGGCCGGCCTTCTCGATCGCAAAATCATGAAAGGCACAGGCAATATTTTCTCCGAGCCGGCCATGACACGTGATCAGGCAGAACGAGCCGTAACCGTCGGCATGGAATTGGCGGCGGACGCTGTGCGAGAGGGCATCGGATTGATCGGCACCGGCGAGATGGGGATCGGTAATACCACACCCAGCGCCGCCATTACGGCGGTGATGACGGGGCGGCCTGCGGCGGACGTTACCGGACGGGGAACGGGCATCGACGAGTCGGGCCGCGCGCGCAAAGTGGCGGTGATCGAGCAGGCGCTTGCGTTACATCATCCTGACCCGGCTGATCCGCTTGCTGTGCTCGCCAAGGTGGGTGGGCTGGAAATCGGCGGACTGGCTGGTTTGATGCTTGGTGCGGCGGAGGCTCGGATTCCGGTCGTATTGGACGGCTTTATCGCCGGCGCGGCGGCGCTGATTGCCGTCGGGCTTCAGCCGCTGTGCCGCGAGTATCTCATCGCCTCCCATCGTTCGGCCGAGCAGGGCCATCGTGTCATCCTGGACTATCTGAGACTGAAACCACTGTTGGATCTCGACTTGCGTCTTGGCGAGGGCACCGGGGCCTGTTTGGGAATGGATCTGGTCTGTGCCGCGATCAAGATCTACACGGAGATGGCGACCTTCGACGAAGCAGGAGTCTCCAGTAAGGCGTGA
- the cobU gene encoding bifunctional adenosylcobinamide kinase/adenosylcobinamide-phosphate guanylyltransferase, which translates to MSPRKPSKGQPTRRATSRIILVLGGASSGKSEAALKLAGSRGPRAFVATGQGLDDEMAARIARHQATRSADWETVEEPLDPEAWFAAQGPRYRTILFDCVTLWLSNLVGTGLDESVVLARAETLVRRMRATAARVVIVSNELGFGLVPAEPATRAFRDLAGRMNQQIAAGADEVHLVVSGISLRLK; encoded by the coding sequence ATGTCGCCGAGAAAGCCGAGTAAAGGCCAGCCGACGCGACGAGCCACAAGCCGCATCATTCTTGTGCTTGGCGGGGCGTCGTCCGGAAAAAGCGAGGCGGCGCTCAAATTGGCCGGCTCACGAGGGCCGCGCGCATTCGTCGCCACAGGGCAGGGATTGGATGATGAAATGGCCGCACGAATCGCCCGGCACCAGGCCACACGTTCGGCGGATTGGGAGACCGTTGAAGAGCCGCTCGATCCGGAGGCGTGGTTTGCCGCGCAGGGGCCTCGATATCGGACGATTCTCTTCGATTGTGTCACCTTGTGGTTGAGCAATTTGGTCGGAACCGGCCTCGACGAATCGGTCGTTCTCGCCAGAGCTGAGACGCTGGTGCGGAGAATGCGGGCCACGGCGGCGAGGGTGGTCATCGTCAGCAACGAGTTGGGCTTCGGGCTGGTTCCGGCTGAGCCTGCGACCCGCGCGTTTCGCGATCTTGCCGGACGGATGAACCAGCAGATTGCCGCCGGAGCGGACGAAGTTCATCTGGTGGTCAGTGGGATATCGCTTCGCTTGAAGTAA
- a CDS encoding cob(I)yrinic acid a,c-diamide adenosyltransferase, whose protein sequence is MRITKVYTRTGDAGKTRLAGGQQVWKDSLRVDAYGTIDELNASIGVARVLNADAVDEHRAAAQLETELRWVQNKLFDVGSILATAPGQTFNNMPQVSAKDVTRVEKMIDRCQKDLEPLKEFILPGGGKVSGFLHQARTVCRRAERLCVALSKTEPVDSTIIKFVNRLSDALFVLARWVAKTQGEPEFLWERDVAEKAE, encoded by the coding sequence ATGCGCATCACCAAGGTCTATACAAGAACGGGCGACGCGGGAAAAACTAGACTGGCCGGCGGACAGCAGGTCTGGAAAGACAGCCTGCGGGTCGACGCCTACGGCACGATCGATGAGTTGAATGCGTCGATCGGTGTCGCGCGGGTGCTGAATGCCGATGCCGTCGACGAGCATAGGGCGGCGGCGCAGCTCGAAACTGAGTTGCGGTGGGTGCAGAACAAGTTGTTCGATGTGGGCAGCATCCTGGCGACGGCACCGGGACAAACATTCAACAATATGCCGCAGGTCTCCGCCAAGGATGTCACACGTGTGGAAAAGATGATTGACCGGTGTCAAAAAGATTTGGAGCCGCTGAAGGAATTCATCCTGCCGGGAGGGGGGAAAGTTTCCGGATTTTTGCATCAGGCAAGGACGGTCTGTCGCCGAGCCGAACGGCTGTGTGTGGCCCTCTCCAAAACGGAGCCGGTCGATTCGACGATCATCAAGTTCGTCAATCGGCTCAGCGATGCTCTGTTTGTATTGGCCCGTTGGGTCGCCAAGACGCAGGGCGAGCCGGAATTCTTATGGGAACGCGATGTCGCCGAGAAAGCCGAGTAA
- the bluB gene encoding 5,6-dimethylbenzimidazole synthase — translation MRRKTSIVRAARSSRDKKLSEIGRDRERDGHHQAFSTVERTAVYRAIFERRDVRRNFLATPISDAVMMRLLTAAHHAGSVGFMQPWDFVVIRNRATKRAVKDLFVEANTAASARYAGAKGALYRQLKLEGIEEAPINLCITCSRRRGGANVLGRSTVRATDLYSTCCAVQNLWLAARAEGIGVGWVSILDHEKLKRVIGVPQSVTVLAYLCIGYVSKFEEQPDLQAAGWRSRIPIDQLIHQEAWGNRIQVKRGDGDAHHQGLYKNGRRGKN, via the coding sequence ATGCGCCGGAAGACCAGTATCGTCAGAGCCGCACGATCCTCTCGTGATAAAAAGCTTTCGGAGATCGGTCGCGATCGAGAGCGTGACGGTCATCACCAGGCGTTTTCCACGGTCGAGCGCACCGCCGTCTATCGGGCGATCTTTGAGCGCCGTGATGTGCGCCGGAATTTTCTGGCGACGCCGATTTCGGATGCGGTGATGATGAGGCTGCTGACGGCGGCGCACCATGCGGGATCGGTGGGATTCATGCAGCCGTGGGATTTCGTGGTCATCCGCAATCGCGCGACGAAGCGCGCGGTGAAGGATCTCTTCGTCGAGGCGAACACCGCGGCGTCTGCCCGGTATGCAGGCGCCAAGGGGGCGTTGTACCGGCAGCTGAAGCTGGAAGGCATCGAAGAAGCGCCGATCAATCTCTGCATCACCTGCAGCCGGCGGCGCGGGGGGGCGAATGTGCTCGGTCGTTCCACGGTCCGCGCGACGGACTTGTACAGCACCTGTTGCGCGGTTCAGAATCTCTGGTTGGCCGCCAGAGCCGAAGGCATCGGCGTCGGGTGGGTCAGCATTTTGGATCACGAGAAGCTGAAGCGGGTCATCGGCGTGCCTCAATCGGTGACGGTCCTCGCCTATCTTTGCATCGGCTATGTATCCAAGTTTGAAGAGCAGCCGGATTTGCAAGCAGCCGGATGGCGGAGCCGGATTCCAATCGACCAGTTGATTCACCAGGAGGCATGGGGAAATCGGATCCAAGTCAAGAGAGGGGATGGGGATGCGCATCACCAAGGTCTATACAAGAACGGGCGACGCGGGAAAAACTAG
- a CDS encoding cysteine-rich CWC family protein, translating into MRGPIRKTCERCGHVFECGGYQCWCGKVGITEPQMDWIAARYQDCLCSHCLEKIATGELGPQLPQADQRIP; encoded by the coding sequence TTGAGAGGACCGATCCGGAAGACTTGCGAGCGCTGCGGCCACGTGTTCGAGTGTGGCGGATACCAGTGTTGGTGCGGAAAAGTCGGCATTACCGAGCCGCAGATGGATTGGATTGCGGCGCGGTATCAGGATTGTCTCTGTTCTCATTGTTTGGAAAAGATCGCAACCGGTGAGCTGGGACCTCAACTCCCGCAGGCTGATCAGCGTATTCCCTAG
- the cobO gene encoding cob(I)yrinic acid a,c-diamide adenosyltransferase, whose translation MTNQVEHQARMARLKASVDRRIEEAQQEKGLLIVYTGAGKGKTTAAFGMVLRCIGHGWKVAVVQFIKGAIDTAEERALKSFGDRVVFLRMGEGYTWETQDRARDIQFAQQAWNTACEFLRDASYAMVVLDEFNIALQCDYVRLEEVLPALRDRPTMQHVVITGRGGPAALLEEADLVTEMKQVKHPFRKGIKAQPGVEF comes from the coding sequence ATGACGAATCAAGTCGAACATCAAGCGAGAATGGCACGGCTTAAGGCGTCGGTTGATCGGCGTATCGAGGAGGCGCAACAGGAGAAAGGCCTTTTGATCGTCTATACCGGCGCCGGCAAAGGAAAGACGACCGCCGCGTTTGGGATGGTGTTGCGCTGCATCGGGCATGGCTGGAAGGTCGCGGTCGTGCAATTCATCAAAGGTGCCATCGACACGGCGGAAGAGCGCGCGCTGAAATCTTTCGGCGATCGAGTGGTCTTCCTCCGGATGGGAGAAGGCTATACCTGGGAAACTCAAGATCGCGCGCGAGACATCCAGTTCGCGCAACAGGCGTGGAACACGGCTTGTGAATTCCTGCGCGATGCGTCCTATGCCATGGTCGTCCTCGACGAATTCAATATCGCGCTGCAGTGCGACTATGTCCGCCTTGAAGAGGTATTACCGGCGCTTCGCGACCGTCCCACGATGCAACATGTGGTGATCACCGGTCGAGGAGGACCGGCGGCCCTTCTGGAAGAGGCCGATCTGGTGACGGAGATGAAGCAAGTGAAGCATCCCTTCCGAAAAGGCATCAAGGCGCAACCAGGAGTGGAATTTTGA
- a CDS encoding cobyrinate a,c-diamide synthase: protein MKQYPRLVIAGTSSGVGKTTATLAILAALREQGRLVQPFKAGPDFIDPSHHRAATGRLSRNLDGWMLGPERNRSIFARAAADADISMIEGMMGLFDGSSPVNEIGSTAELAKQLNAPVLLVVDGSAMARSAAAMVAGYARFDPALRVAGVLFNRVGSDGHYQLLKAAVERETEVIPVGYLRPDVALTIPDRHLGLVMAMEQGDGRLYHRLAKAALETIDLDRIETLAHSTGTLPEALSPPVIKSQGRTVRIGVAQDQAFCFYYPDNLESLEAAGAELITFSPLRDVTLPDVEMLYLGGGYPEVYGATLAENRAMRAAVRRFAERGGVIYAECGGLMYLTESIRDFDGRPHEMVGIFPAQAVMRKPGLTLGYRTVECSRRCILGEVGVTARGHEFHYSTLVAKGPLQYACASRDAEGFLKGQDGLMKENVLALYTHLHFAGRPQVGTALVEAARQSTVRMARGKGSS, encoded by the coding sequence ATGAAACAGTATCCACGATTGGTCATTGCAGGCACATCAAGCGGCGTCGGAAAAACGACGGCGACGTTGGCGATTCTGGCGGCCTTGCGCGAGCAAGGCCGCCTGGTCCAGCCGTTCAAAGCGGGGCCGGACTTTATCGATCCAAGTCATCATCGGGCGGCCACAGGCCGCCTCTCTCGAAATCTTGACGGGTGGATGCTCGGGCCGGAGCGTAATCGTTCGATCTTCGCCCGCGCCGCGGCCGATGCGGATATCTCCATGATCGAAGGGATGATGGGGCTGTTTGACGGCAGCTCTCCGGTGAACGAGATCGGCAGCACGGCGGAATTGGCGAAGCAATTGAATGCCCCGGTGCTGCTCGTCGTCGATGGAAGCGCCATGGCCCGTTCCGCCGCCGCGATGGTGGCGGGCTATGCGCGTTTCGATCCTGCCCTACGCGTGGCAGGGGTCTTGTTCAATCGGGTCGGGAGCGACGGCCATTACCAGCTGTTGAAAGCGGCCGTGGAACGAGAGACGGAAGTGATCCCTGTCGGGTACTTGCGTCCGGACGTTGCCCTGACCATTCCGGATCGGCATCTTGGGCTGGTCATGGCCATGGAACAAGGCGATGGTCGGCTCTATCATCGCTTGGCGAAGGCCGCGCTGGAGACGATCGATCTGGATCGTATCGAAACCCTTGCCCATTCGACTGGCACGTTGCCGGAAGCCCTGTCTCCACCGGTGATCAAGAGTCAGGGGCGTACGGTTCGAATCGGAGTGGCGCAGGATCAGGCGTTTTGTTTTTACTATCCGGACAATCTTGAGTCGCTGGAAGCGGCGGGCGCCGAACTAATCACCTTTTCTCCGTTGAGGGATGTTACCTTGCCGGACGTCGAGATGCTCTATCTTGGCGGCGGATATCCGGAAGTGTATGGCGCAACGTTGGCCGAGAACCGCGCTATGCGCGCAGCCGTCAGGCGATTTGCCGAACGAGGCGGCGTGATCTACGCGGAATGTGGCGGATTGATGTATCTCACGGAGTCCATCCGCGATTTCGACGGACGTCCGCATGAAATGGTCGGCATCTTTCCGGCCCAAGCGGTCATGCGGAAACCCGGCCTCACGTTGGGATACCGAACAGTGGAATGTTCACGGCGCTGCATCCTGGGTGAAGTCGGCGTCACGGCGCGAGGCCATGAGTTTCACTATTCCACGCTGGTTGCGAAGGGACCGCTGCAGTATGCCTGCGCATCGAGGGATGCGGAAGGATTTTTGAAGGGACAGGATGGACTCATGAAGGAAAACGTACTGGCGCTCTACACCCATTTGCATTTTGCCGGCCGACCACAAGTCGGGACAGCGCTGGTGGAGGCTGCTCGTCAGTCAACCGTTCGGATGGCCAGAGGTAAGGGTTCATCATGA